Part of the Gracilimonas sp. genome is shown below.
ACGGAAAAAAGATATTCTTTAGCGATAATTGTACTGGTCCTAAGATAAATCGAACTACTTTAATTGGTTACATAGGAGCTACATCTGGAACAAACAAAGAGCTCAGTAAGGATATAGATTATTGTGTAATTCCTAAGAGTGTTTATTCGAATTTATTAGATGGGAATGTTGATAGTATCACAGAGAATATAATTTCACTGATACATAATAAATCTGATAAAAAATCTAAGCCAAAAAATACGATACCTGAAACAAGGATAATTACAGAGAATACCCTCTTTTCACTAGTTTATAGATTTGTAAAAAATGATCCTGTAAAGATGAAACATTATAATAAGCTCCATATTAGCTAGAATTAAAAATTATGTATTCGATTATTGATATAGAGACAACTGGGTTTTCACCTGCCAAAGGTGACAGAATTCTTGAGCTTGGTGTTATAAAAATCCAGGAGGATGGTCAAATGATTGATAAGTATTCGACCTTAATAAACCCTGATAGGGATATATCAAATTACAATATCCATGGAGTCAAGCCTAGTTTAGTTACAAAGGCCCCTAAGCTAGATGAAGTAAAAGATTATATAAAGTCATTCATTAATGGAACAACTCTTGTAGCACATAACGCCCCTTTTGATTTTAGGTTTTTACAAAATGAGCTTATAGACGAAGAAATTAAGCTTAATGGTATTTGCACTATTAAGTTGTCAAGAATAGTTGATCCCTCTCCACCTTCGAGAAGCCTAGAAAATTTATGCACTTACTATGACATTAAAATTAAAAACACTCACGAAGCTCTATCAGATGCTCTCGCAACTTATAAGCTCTTTTTATTTCTAAAAAAAGAATATTCAAATCTTTTTGGAAGCCACCAGTTTCAAGATCAAATGGCTAATCCTCTTTCTTTAAATCTTAAAAACAGCATCTCACTTAAAAGGGTTGAATACAAACGGAAGGATGCTATTTGTTCAAATAAAAAAGAGAAAAGTAAACTACAGGTATTTATAGAAAGGCTACCTACAGATACCATTTCTGATAATGAAAATTCTCTGAATTATCTTGACACATTAAATGAAGTTTTATCTGATAGAGTAATCAGTGATACAGAGCTTACTAAGCTTGAGGAATTAGCACAAGAATTTGGTTTAACAAAAGAGAATATAATTCACTTACATAAACGTTATTTAAATGAAGTAATTGAAGAGTATCTCCTTGACGATAGCATATCTGAATTTGAAAAAAATGACTTAGATGATTTAACAAAATTACTCGGGCTTAATTCAGACGATTTAAATGAACTCATCAAGTCAGCAAAAAAAGACACCTTTTATGATATACAAAAGCCAATAAATGATGTGGAAGGCAAATTGATATGTTTTACTGGTGCTCTACAGTCTAAAATAAATGGAGTAGAAGTTGATAGATCAAAAGCTCAAAGTCTTGCTCAAAAACATGGGATGATTATCAAAAAGAATGTTTCAAAAAAGCTAGATTACCTAGTTGTAGCTAATCCACACACTCAGTCAGGAAAGGCAAAGAAAGCCAAAAAATATGGAATAAAGATATTGGCTGAACCTGAATACTGGCGACTGATTGGGGTTAATGTTGAATAATAACATTACCACCAAATAATCGAATATATACTCTCAAAAAGATTTACTAATAATTTGGCGCGTTTGTACCAAAAAATAAAAAAGCCAGTTAGATATATGACCTAACTGGCTTTTTGGTGGGCGATGAGGGACTCGAACCCCCGACCCCCTCGGTGTAAACGAGGTGCTCTGAACCAACTGAGCTAATCGCCCGACTTATTCGAAGGGCGACAAATATAAGAACATTTCAATCTCTGACAAAGAAAAAATACACCCTATCTTGATTTATTAGTTAACACTGTTAACTTATGGGTTCAATCAGAGGCTGATTTTATGGAAAACAACACAAAACATTCATCGGTTGCCGTTCTTGTAGATGGCTGCCGAATCCCTTTTCAACGCTCAGGAACCAACTATAATGACCTTATGGCTTACGATCTCGGTCGCATGGCCATCGAAGGGCTGCTCGCACGAAACGCAGTAGATCCGTCTGCAATCGACCGGGTGATTATGGGAACGGTTATACAGGAAGTGAAAACAAGCAACGTGGCCCGCGAAAGTGCCCTCGGGGCCGGCATCCCGAATTCGGTGCCGGCTTTCACCACAACCATGGCATGTATTTCATCAAACCAGGCCATCACCAGCGGCGTTGATTTGATTCGCTCGGGACAGGCAAAGATTATTCTTGCCGGCGGAACCGAGACCATGTCCGACATCCCGGTTCGGTTCAAAAAGAAATTTCGCCAAAAAGTACTGGAGGCCCGAAAGTATAAGTCGCCACTGGATTTCCTGAAGTTCTTCAAAGGATTGGGCTTCAAAGATTTTCTGCCTGAACTTCCTGCTATTGCCGAGTTTTCAACCGGAGAAGTGATGGGCGAAAGTGCCGATCGCATGGCTGCCCGTTTTGGAGTGAGCCGTGAGGATCAGGATGAATACGCTTTACGCTCCCACCAACTGGCAGCCAAAGCAACCCAAGAAGGCTTACTGGGTGAAGAGCTGATTCCGGCCAAAGTCCCACCAAAATTTAATGTGGTAGAACACGACAACGGGTTCCGCGACGACACCTCGATGGAAAAACTCGGCAAACTCCGACCGGCTTTCATTAAACCACACGGAACCGTGACGGCCGGTAACTCGTCTTTTTTGACGGATGGCGCTTCCGCCAGCTTTATTATGGAGGAGCAGACCGCTCTTGAGCTTGGCCTGAAACCAAAAGCGTATATCCGTGAGTATAATTTTGTTTCCCAGGATCCGGGTGAAGAATTGCTGCTTGGTCCGGCCTATGCCATCCCCAAAGTGCTGGATGCGATGAAACTTAAACTTGGCGACATGGATGTCATCGAACTTCATGAGGCTTTTGCCGGACAGGTATTTTCTGTACTTACTGCCTTGAATTCTGACACATTCGCCAAAGAATCTCTGAACCGGAATCAAAAAGTAGGTGAAATTCCTATGGACAAGCTAAACACGCTGGGAGGCTCCCTTTCTTTAGGGCATCCGTTTGGAGCCACCGGCGTGCGGCTCGTCACAACCGCCGCCAATCGCCTGATTCGTGAAGACGGTACGTTTGCGCTGGTCTCGGCCTGTGCCGCCGGCGGGCAGGGGCATGCGGTGGTGTTGGAGAGGTACCCTAACAAATAGCAGTCATTCCTGCGAAAGCAGGAATCTCCATTATTTAAATCACAACTTTAACAACGAGATCCCGCATCAAGTGCGGGATGACAAGTTCAAAAAACATGAGCTACCTACACATAACACATAAAGATTCCGTTGCCATCATCACGCTGGATTTACCCGACGAGAAAGTGAATAAACTCAATGAGTCGATGATGGACGAGTTCTCGGAATTCCTTGAAGAGCTTGAACAAAATGATGACCTGAGGGGAGCGGTTCTTATTTCCGGGAAGAAAGACAACTTCATTGCCGGGGCTGATATCGATATGTTTCAGGCCCGGGATACGGCCAAAGAGATAGAGCAACTCAGTAAAGACGGGCATAAGATCCTCAATCGTATTGCCGGTTTTTCCAAGCCCATAGCCGTGGCTGTTCATGGAAGCTGCATGGGGGGCGGACTGGAGCTGTCTCTCGCTTGCCATTACCGGGTATGTTCGGATAGCTCCAAGACCGTTTTTGCGCTTCCAGAAGTCAAACTCGGCATTCTGCCCGGAACCGGAGGAACGCAACGGCTGCCCCACTTAATTGGCATACAAAATGCCCTTCCCTATATGCTGACCGGGAAAAATATATATACCCGTCAGGCTAAGCGCATGGGGTTGGTGGATGAAGTGACTCATAAAGACGCCATCGAAAAAGCTGCGATTAAGGGCGTGCATAAAATATCGGACGGCAAGTTCGACCGAAAAGATAAACGGCCGTTTCTGCATAAACTTCTGGAGGGAAATCCGCTGGGTCGAAAAGTCATCTTTTCCCAGGCCCGTAAGAAAACAGCAGGCCAAACCAAGGGGAACTACCCGGCTCCTCCTAAAATCATCGATGCCGTTGAGTATGGATACAAGCATGGCCTCGAAAAAGGACTGGAAAACGAGACCGTTTTATTTGGTGAACTGGGGGCTACGCAGGAATCCCGAAACCTGGTGAACCTCTTTTTTGGGATGAATGCATCCAAGAAAGTTCCGAATCCTGATTTGGTAAGGGAAGTCAAAAAAATCGGGGTTCTTGGGGCAGGACTCATGGGTTCCGGGATTGCTGAAGTGAGCATCGACAAAGGCGATTATCGCGTACTTCTCAAAGATCAAACCATTGAAAATGCCGCTGAAGGCGAGAAGGAAATCTGGAAATCCTTGAATGAAAAAGCTCAAAAGAAAATCATATCGGAATTTGAGCGGGACAAAACCGCCAGTCGTGTTACCGGTGTGGATTCCTACGAGGGATTCAGCTCTGTTGACTTGGTGATTGAGGCGGTATTCGAAGACCTGGAACTCAAACAGAACATCGTCCAGCAAATCGAGTCGAGTAGTCCCGACCATACTATTTTTGCATCCAATACTTCCTCGCTGCCTATTTCAAAAATAGCTGAGGGGGCTCAACGGCCGGAGAATATCATTGGGATGCATTACTTCTCACCGGTTCAAAAAATGCCCCTGCTCGAAATCATCACCACCGATCAAACGGCCGATTGGGTTACGCAGACCGCTTATCAGGTTGGAGTGAATCAGGGCAAGAATGTAATTGTCGTTAATGACGGGCCCGGTTTTTATACCACACGCATTCTGGCTCCGTATATGAATGAGGCATTGGTGCTGCTGGACGAAGGAGCGTCCATCGAGTTCCTCGACAAAATCATGAAAGACTATGGCTACCCGGTGGGACCTATGGCGCTGCTGGACGAAGTCGGTTTTGATGTGGGTGCCCATGTAGCCGAAACGATGGGGCCGAAGTTTGCCGAGCGCGGCGTTGAATCGTCCAACAAAGCAGATGAACTCCTGGACGCCGGGTATCGCGGCCGAAAAAACAAACGCGGCATGTACAAATACAACTCCGGCAAAAAGAAAGAAGTAAACACCGAGATTTATGAGTACTTCGGAGGCTCAAGCCGAACCAATCGCAACAAAGAAACCGCCCAACAGCGCATGGCTTTAACCATGATCAACGAAGCCGCTTGGTGCCTTGAAGAAGGCATCCTGAAATCCCCGGAAGATGGTGACCTCGGTGCCATTCTCGGGCTTGGGTTCCCGCCCTTTCTTGGCGGCCCTTTCCGCTACATCGATCAAACCGGCGTTCAAAAAGTGGTAGATCAGCTCAATGAGTTCACCGAAAAATTCGGCCCAAGATTTAAACCTGCCCAAATTTTGGTGGATTATGCCAAAGAGGGGAAAAGGTTTTATGGGGAGTGAGAATGAGTGATTTTGTGCTCTGACCTCCTCCAACTTGATAATCCCCTGCTTTTTCGGTAGCCTTTCATGAGCTATTGAGCGTATTGCTTTTTCTTGTAGAGCCAGCTATTTCAGTAGCCTGGTGCTAACTGCAAGTTATAAATCTCCGAAACCGGAGAACATGAAGTCATCGAAATTCGCAATTTGGGAGCACTTCAACTCAAGCAGATGTTAGTTTACTGCTGCTTAGCCTTTCAATGTGTGCCGCCCTGACAACCGCTTATTCATGTAAAAAGCGAGTCAATTTTAACTTTGTAACAACTACATCATGGGAATTAGAGGAGAAGAAAAAGAGCCTGCAAAAAAAACAGGTATCAATAAATATTTTGACATCCATAAACCTGTTTTCTGGCCGTCAGTAATATTGATTACCGCAATGATTGCCGCAACACTTTTACTCGGCGACCAGGCTGAATCATTATTCAGCACCATTCAATCTACTATTACCGATAATGGCGGGTGGTTTTTTGTGATCGCCGTTAACGTGTTCATCATCTTTTCTTTATTCATTGCCTTCAGTCGATTTGGGAATATACGGCTGGGTGGTGAGGACGCCGAACCGGACTTCAGCACCCTTGCCTGGTTTGCCATGCTGTTCAGTGCCGGGATGGGTATCGGCATTATGTTCTGGAGTGTGGCGGAACCGATTTTTCATTATCTGTCCC
Proteins encoded:
- a CDS encoding exonuclease domain-containing protein, with amino-acid sequence MYSIIDIETTGFSPAKGDRILELGVIKIQEDGQMIDKYSTLINPDRDISNYNIHGVKPSLVTKAPKLDEVKDYIKSFINGTTLVAHNAPFDFRFLQNELIDEEIKLNGICTIKLSRIVDPSPPSRSLENLCTYYDIKIKNTHEALSDALATYKLFLFLKKEYSNLFGSHQFQDQMANPLSLNLKNSISLKRVEYKRKDAICSNKKEKSKLQVFIERLPTDTISDNENSLNYLDTLNEVLSDRVISDTELTKLEELAQEFGLTKENIIHLHKRYLNEVIEEYLLDDSISEFEKNDLDDLTKLLGLNSDDLNELIKSAKKDTFYDIQKPINDVEGKLICFTGALQSKINGVEVDRSKAQSLAQKHGMIIKKNVSKKLDYLVVANPHTQSGKAKKAKKYGIKILAEPEYWRLIGVNVE
- a CDS encoding acetyl-CoA C-acyltransferase; this encodes MENNTKHSSVAVLVDGCRIPFQRSGTNYNDLMAYDLGRMAIEGLLARNAVDPSAIDRVIMGTVIQEVKTSNVARESALGAGIPNSVPAFTTTMACISSNQAITSGVDLIRSGQAKIILAGGTETMSDIPVRFKKKFRQKVLEARKYKSPLDFLKFFKGLGFKDFLPELPAIAEFSTGEVMGESADRMAARFGVSREDQDEYALRSHQLAAKATQEGLLGEELIPAKVPPKFNVVEHDNGFRDDTSMEKLGKLRPAFIKPHGTVTAGNSSFLTDGASASFIMEEQTALELGLKPKAYIREYNFVSQDPGEELLLGPAYAIPKVLDAMKLKLGDMDVIELHEAFAGQVFSVLTALNSDTFAKESLNRNQKVGEIPMDKLNTLGGSLSLGHPFGATGVRLVTTAANRLIREDGTFALVSACAAGGQGHAVVLERYPNK
- the fadJ gene encoding fatty acid oxidation complex subunit alpha FadJ, which codes for MSYLHITHKDSVAIITLDLPDEKVNKLNESMMDEFSEFLEELEQNDDLRGAVLISGKKDNFIAGADIDMFQARDTAKEIEQLSKDGHKILNRIAGFSKPIAVAVHGSCMGGGLELSLACHYRVCSDSSKTVFALPEVKLGILPGTGGTQRLPHLIGIQNALPYMLTGKNIYTRQAKRMGLVDEVTHKDAIEKAAIKGVHKISDGKFDRKDKRPFLHKLLEGNPLGRKVIFSQARKKTAGQTKGNYPAPPKIIDAVEYGYKHGLEKGLENETVLFGELGATQESRNLVNLFFGMNASKKVPNPDLVREVKKIGVLGAGLMGSGIAEVSIDKGDYRVLLKDQTIENAAEGEKEIWKSLNEKAQKKIISEFERDKTASRVTGVDSYEGFSSVDLVIEAVFEDLELKQNIVQQIESSSPDHTIFASNTSSLPISKIAEGAQRPENIIGMHYFSPVQKMPLLEIITTDQTADWVTQTAYQVGVNQGKNVIVVNDGPGFYTTRILAPYMNEALVLLDEGASIEFLDKIMKDYGYPVGPMALLDEVGFDVGAHVAETMGPKFAERGVESSNKADELLDAGYRGRKNKRGMYKYNSGKKKEVNTEIYEYFGGSSRTNRNKETAQQRMALTMINEAAWCLEEGILKSPEDGDLGAILGLGFPPFLGGPFRYIDQTGVQKVVDQLNEFTEKFGPRFKPAQILVDYAKEGKRFYGE